The Paenibacillus sp. YPG26 genome includes a window with the following:
- a CDS encoding ABC transporter ATP-binding protein produces MAKLETLDYTKWFESEQGAKMKPLSLLARLFKNHGSKVALSAFYYTLKALPVWVLPVVTANIINLVSYPDRHSVSEFWINLAVIVVIILQNIPTHTLHISNISMAVRHVEAGLRSTLVRKLQQLSLSYHGDMNAGRLQSKVLRDVEAIDFLSRQMMMTIIPSGISLIIIIGLTLYHSWIVALFFILMAPTSIYLVRFFRTKMSNSNREVRHNIEKMSGTVSETVEMIPVTRAHGLEEVEIRKVDKALQHIRERGYKLDVLEAYFGSTSWVVFQLFQVGCLFFTAYLARIGMMEIGDIVMYQGFFNMIIGSVSSILNVYPNLVKGFESLHSVSEVLLSQETEEYKGRVNPEVIHGAYKFEKMGFKYKESDRHVLSDFTLDVKPGEKIAFVGESGSGKSTILNLIIGFYKPQSGQIWIDGIPMDELSMKRYRQSLAIVLQNNILFSGTIRENITYGLPDISEEHLQKAIWMANLKDVIDSLPQGLDTSVGEHGGRLSGGQRQRIAIARALVRDPKIIILDEATSALDNVSERHVQQAMEQLMEGRTTFIVAHRLSTVRNVDRIVVMKKGRIVESGTYDELIEKKGEFFKLKNM; encoded by the coding sequence ATGGCAAAATTAGAAACACTGGATTACACAAAATGGTTCGAGAGTGAGCAGGGGGCGAAGATGAAGCCGCTAAGCCTGCTGGCCAGACTGTTCAAAAACCACGGAAGCAAAGTTGCGCTATCGGCTTTTTACTATACACTAAAAGCACTGCCTGTCTGGGTACTTCCGGTGGTTACGGCGAATATCATCAATCTGGTCAGCTATCCGGACCGGCACTCGGTATCGGAGTTCTGGATTAACCTGGCGGTCATTGTGGTCATCATTCTTCAGAATATTCCCACACATACGCTGCACATCAGCAATATCAGTATGGCCGTACGGCATGTGGAAGCCGGACTGCGCAGCACGCTCGTGCGGAAGCTGCAGCAGCTCTCGCTCAGTTATCACGGCGATATGAATGCGGGAAGGCTGCAGTCCAAGGTGCTTAGGGATGTGGAGGCTATCGATTTCCTGTCCAGACAAATGATGATGACCATAATTCCATCAGGAATCAGCTTAATTATCATTATCGGACTTACTTTATACCATAGCTGGATCGTAGCTTTATTCTTTATTCTGATGGCGCCAACGTCAATCTACCTTGTCCGGTTCTTCCGAACAAAGATGTCGAACAGCAACCGCGAGGTTCGGCACAATATTGAGAAAATGTCGGGGACCGTATCCGAGACGGTTGAAATGATCCCGGTGACACGTGCGCACGGACTGGAGGAAGTAGAGATCCGCAAGGTGGATAAAGCTCTTCAGCACATTCGTGAGCGAGGATACAAGCTGGATGTGCTTGAAGCCTACTTCGGTTCAACCAGCTGGGTGGTCTTCCAGCTGTTCCAGGTTGGCTGTCTCTTCTTCACGGCTTATTTAGCCCGGATCGGAATGATGGAGATTGGCGACATCGTGATGTACCAAGGATTTTTCAATATGATTATCGGATCGGTAAGCTCTATCCTGAACGTATACCCGAACCTGGTGAAGGGCTTTGAATCCCTTCATTCCGTGTCAGAGGTTCTGCTGTCCCAAGAGACGGAAGAATACAAGGGACGTGTTAATCCTGAGGTTATTCACGGAGCTTATAAGTTCGAGAAGATGGGATTCAAATATAAGGAATCGGACCGCCATGTGCTGAGCGATTTCACACTGGACGTCAAGCCTGGCGAAAAAATTGCTTTTGTAGGCGAATCCGGGTCAGGTAAGTCTACGATCCTGAATTTGATTATCGGCTTCTACAAGCCGCAGTCCGGCCAAATCTGGATAGACGGGATCCCTATGGATGAGCTCAGTATGAAGAGGTATAGACAGTCGCTTGCGATTGTGCTGCAGAATAACATTCTCTTCTCGGGAACCATTCGTGAGAACATCACCTATGGGCTCCCTGATATCTCGGAAGAGCATCTGCAGAAAGCTATCTGGATGGCGAATCTGAAGGATGTCATCGACAGCCTCCCACAGGGGCTTGATACTTCTGTCGGAGAACATGGGGGAAGATTATCCGGCGGGCAGCGTCAGCGCATTGCGATTGCAAGAGCCCTGGTCCGTGATCCCAAAATTATTATTCTTGACGAGGCGACCTCCGCGCTGGATAACGTATCTGAACGGCATGTGCAGCAGGCGATGGAGCAGCTGATGGAAGGAAGAACTACGTTCATTGTCGCTCACCGCCTATCGACTGTTAGAAATGTGGACCGAATTGTCGTTATGAAGAAAGGCAGGATTGTAGAGAGCGGAACCTACGATGAGCTGATTGAGAAGAAGGGTGAATTCTTCAAGCTCAAAAATATGTAG
- a CDS encoding AraC family transcriptional regulator, with product MRKLPPERWFPHIRSEICIYSTHTRTVRSGWTCGRHVHHMLFEINLVLEGTQTAIAGSTEYEQQAGDLMLISPMQMHDYQIRGHENATFFVMHFQVDDPLFLKLFEMNNKGLYTKGDPLNTLLVPLVENLMEALYEDSKSTSKLFLHLFTLITELQSYFEQESQGKEPNLRSELSYLIAKQVETLVLSSDTDISDASGDWLENISHQLGVSRRHCHRVFKQFYGMSPREYLMILKRQEAMQMLVSSSESIESIGHRIGYENVQSFSRQFAAWTGCTPGTFRRNHQDKVLHLTPLDR from the coding sequence ATGAGAAAGCTGCCGCCGGAACGCTGGTTCCCTCATATACGTTCAGAGATTTGTATATATTCTACACATACACGTACCGTTAGAAGTGGTTGGACCTGCGGGCGCCATGTTCACCACATGTTATTTGAGATTAACCTCGTGCTTGAGGGTACCCAGACCGCTATTGCCGGTTCCACTGAATATGAGCAGCAGGCTGGCGATTTGATGCTGATCTCTCCCATGCAAATGCATGATTATCAAATCAGAGGGCATGAGAATGCAACCTTTTTTGTGATGCATTTTCAAGTGGATGACCCCTTATTCCTCAAGCTGTTCGAAATGAATAATAAGGGGCTCTATACGAAGGGAGATCCGCTGAATACCCTGCTCGTTCCCCTGGTAGAGAATTTGATGGAAGCATTGTATGAAGACTCTAAGTCAACCTCCAAATTGTTTCTCCACCTCTTCACACTTATTACTGAGCTTCAGTCTTATTTCGAGCAAGAGAGCCAGGGCAAGGAGCCCAATCTGCGTTCAGAGCTCTCCTACCTGATTGCGAAGCAGGTGGAGACATTAGTATTATCCTCAGATACTGATATTTCAGATGCGTCGGGTGACTGGCTGGAGAATATATCGCATCAGCTGGGGGTTAGCCGCAGACATTGTCACAGGGTGTTCAAGCAGTTCTATGGCATGTCCCCCCGGGAATATCTGATGATCCTCAAGCGTCAGGAAGCGATGCAAATGCTGGTCAGCAGCAGTGAGTCAATTGAGAGCATCGGGCACCGGATTGGTTATGAGAATGTTCAGAGCTTCAGCCGTCAGTTCGCAGCCTGGACGGGATGTACACCAGGTACGTTCCGCAGGAATCATCAAGACAAAGTACTGCACCTAACGCCGCTTGATAGATGA
- a CDS encoding DMT family transporter, with amino-acid sequence MENVNINPALTYTRRRVGTGFWFVVLGAALWGADPLFRIQLLKHLTSAQIVLVEHVLLFLFAAPVLWSHRNELKTVRLKQAAALLFISWGGSAVASILFTQALSSGSSNLNAVLLLQKMQPLFAIVMARFILREALPKYFSGLIVLAIAGTYLLTFGWTLPIGNLSDFIQIGSLLSLGAAALWGGSTVMGRYMLRSMKYETVTSLRFMLALPLLFLITSSEGAAWTLPSGTGELTVTSVNMLLQALVPGLLSLLLYYRGLSTTKASFATLAELSFPMVAVLVNWIVFKQVITMPQFVGFIFIWTALFVISRQQQD; translated from the coding sequence ATGGAAAATGTTAATATTAACCCCGCACTAACCTACACCCGTAGACGGGTAGGCACAGGTTTCTGGTTCGTCGTCCTGGGCGCAGCTCTTTGGGGAGCCGATCCATTATTCCGGATTCAGCTGCTGAAGCACCTCACCTCGGCGCAGATCGTTCTTGTTGAACATGTCCTGTTATTCTTGTTCGCTGCTCCGGTGTTATGGTCACACCGCAATGAGCTGAAGACCGTCCGTCTCAAGCAGGCAGCTGCGCTTCTCTTTATTTCCTGGGGAGGCTCTGCGGTCGCATCCATTCTGTTCACCCAGGCCCTATCTTCGGGCAGCAGCAATCTTAATGCCGTACTTCTGCTTCAGAAGATGCAGCCTCTGTTCGCGATTGTGATGGCAAGATTTATTTTAAGAGAAGCTTTGCCTAAATATTTCTCAGGACTCATTGTACTGGCTATTGCCGGAACATATCTGCTAACCTTTGGATGGACACTCCCGATAGGCAATCTCAGCGATTTCATTCAGATTGGAAGCCTGCTTTCTCTTGGTGCAGCAGCACTTTGGGGAGGATCCACAGTGATGGGACGTTATATGCTCCGGAGTATGAAATATGAGACGGTAACCTCCTTGCGCTTCATGCTTGCCTTACCCCTGCTGTTCCTGATCACCTCCTCCGAGGGAGCTGCTTGGACGCTGCCTTCGGGTACGGGCGAACTAACAGTCACCTCCGTGAACATGTTGCTCCAAGCTTTGGTGCCTGGTCTGCTTAGTCTGCTTCTCTACTACAGAGGGCTATCTACAACGAAGGCTTCCTTCGCTACCCTTGCTGAGCTGAGCTTCCCGATGGTTGCTGTGCTGGTGAACTGGATTGTCTTTAAGCAAGTCATTACCATGCCTCAATTTGTTGGATTCATTTTCATTTGGACCGCCCTGTTCGTGATCTCAAGACAACAGCAGGATTAA
- the pfkB gene encoding 1-phosphofructokinase yields the protein MSAAVITVTLNPALDKTVTLEELQVGALNRVRASRVDPGGKGINVAKVLGNFQVSVTATGFVGGYSGRQLLEGLDELGVQHAFIQVDEETRTNLKIVDVSTSITTEINERGSLIKETNMLEFMEQMESMLEGAEVLVLGGSIPPGIPPGIYRTLTDMASHKNVKTILDADGEALAEGLQGKPYAIKPNIHELEQLVNRKLESMEAIVQACRGLLQEGIQLVVVSMGADGAIFASADEVLKTSPFSIKPKSTVGAGDSMVASMASSIIAGHDLERLARAATAAGSITASKEGTEVCSKNEVNESMSLVGIDHVDCLDE from the coding sequence ATGAGTGCAGCAGTAATTACAGTTACTTTGAATCCGGCACTTGATAAGACAGTGACACTTGAAGAGCTTCAGGTCGGTGCTCTTAACCGCGTCCGGGCGAGCAGAGTTGATCCTGGCGGCAAAGGCATTAACGTGGCGAAGGTACTTGGTAATTTCCAAGTCTCTGTAACAGCGACAGGCTTTGTTGGAGGATACAGCGGACGGCAGCTTCTTGAGGGTCTGGATGAACTCGGGGTTCAGCATGCCTTTATCCAGGTGGATGAGGAGACAAGAACAAATCTCAAGATTGTGGATGTGTCTACATCGATTACTACGGAGATCAATGAACGAGGCTCACTAATTAAAGAGACGAATATGCTTGAATTCATGGAGCAGATGGAATCAATGCTTGAGGGAGCTGAGGTTCTGGTCCTGGGGGGAAGCATCCCTCCAGGAATACCGCCAGGCATCTACCGGACATTGACAGACATGGCAAGCCACAAGAACGTGAAGACGATACTCGATGCGGATGGGGAGGCTCTAGCCGAAGGGCTTCAAGGAAAGCCTTATGCCATCAAGCCGAATATTCATGAGCTTGAGCAGCTTGTGAACCGGAAGCTGGAATCAATGGAGGCCATTGTTCAGGCATGTCGTGGCCTGCTTCAGGAAGGAATTCAGCTGGTAGTTGTGTCCATGGGAGCCGATGGCGCGATTTTTGCAAGCGCTGATGAGGTGCTAAAGACTAGTCCTTTCTCTATTAAGCCGAAGAGCACGGTCGGGGCTGGGGATTCCATGGTAGCCTCCATGGCTTCCAGCATAATTGCCGGACATGATCTGGAACGGCTTGCCCGGGCGGCCACGGCTGCCGGATCCATCACTGCCTCTAAGGAAGGGACAGAAGTATGCAGCAAGAATGAAGTTAACGAGAGTATGAGCCTGGTAGGTATAGACCATGTTGATTGTCTGGATGAATGA
- a CDS encoding MFS transporter, whose translation MESESKLAGDLQGSAGLLSQPKAVWAVAFACVISFMGLGLVDPILPAIAEQLHASKSQVSLLFTSYNLVTGIAMLITGVVSSRLGVKWTLLSGMVLTIIFTALGGASHTIGQIVGFRAGWGLGNALFIATALSAIVGFSRSGTAKAIILYEAALGLGISVGPLLGGELGSISWRGPFYGVSVLMVIGFIFILFVLPKTPKPKQTSSIADPFRALGYPALLTLAIVAFLYNFGFFTLMAYSPYVMKLDEHGLGYVFFGWGIMLAITSVLVAPKLQRRYSLVKSISWMLTLFAVDLGVMAVGTINHSPATVIVAVIAAGIFLGINNTLITTAVMQAAPVERATASASYSFVRFLGGALSPWLAGKLSEWSTPQSPFWFGAFMVMLGVMVLILRRRHLDHINMSTGH comes from the coding sequence ATGGAATCAGAGTCTAAACTAGCCGGAGATCTTCAAGGATCTGCCGGTTTATTGTCTCAGCCCAAAGCCGTTTGGGCTGTAGCTTTTGCTTGCGTTATTTCTTTTATGGGGCTGGGTCTTGTTGACCCGATACTGCCGGCCATTGCAGAGCAGCTGCATGCGAGCAAGAGCCAGGTATCCCTTCTTTTTACCAGTTATAATCTGGTGACCGGTATAGCCATGCTTATTACCGGTGTTGTATCGAGCAGGCTGGGGGTAAAGTGGACACTTCTGTCGGGGATGGTACTGACCATTATCTTTACGGCACTGGGCGGAGCATCGCATACGATTGGCCAGATTGTCGGCTTCCGTGCAGGCTGGGGACTGGGCAATGCCCTCTTCATTGCGACAGCTTTATCGGCAATCGTGGGATTCTCCAGATCTGGAACCGCCAAAGCGATTATATTATATGAAGCCGCTCTGGGTCTCGGGATATCGGTTGGACCCCTTCTAGGCGGTGAGCTCGGCTCCATTTCATGGCGTGGACCTTTCTATGGGGTTAGCGTATTAATGGTGATCGGCTTCATCTTCATCCTGTTCGTACTGCCCAAGACACCTAAGCCTAAGCAGACGAGCTCGATTGCGGATCCTTTTCGGGCGCTAGGGTATCCGGCTCTACTTACACTAGCCATCGTGGCTTTCCTGTATAACTTCGGATTCTTCACGTTGATGGCTTACTCTCCGTATGTCATGAAGCTGGATGAGCATGGACTCGGTTATGTATTCTTTGGCTGGGGGATAATGCTGGCCATTACCTCCGTTCTGGTGGCACCCAAGCTGCAGAGACGCTATAGTCTTGTTAAATCGATCAGCTGGATGCTCACTCTGTTCGCGGTCGATCTGGGTGTAATGGCCGTGGGAACGATCAATCATTCTCCGGCAACGGTAATCGTGGCGGTCATAGCAGCAGGCATCTTCCTAGGGATCAACAACACGTTGATTACGACTGCTGTCATGCAGGCCGCACCCGTCGAACGGGCGACGGCATCAGCCTCCTACAGCTTTGTACGCTTTCTTGGGGGAGCGCTCTCCCCTTGGCTGGCAGGCAAGCTGTCCGAGTGGTCGACTCCCCAGTCGCCTTTCTGGTTCGGCGCTTTCATGGTCATGCTGGGTGTTATGGTCCTGATTCTGCGCCGCAGACACTTGGATCATATCAATATGAGTACCGGACATTAA
- a CDS encoding DsbA family oxidoreductase gives MKIEIWSDYACPFCYMGKRRFEQALHKFADKANVQVIYRSFELDPHAKRDVDYDVHDMLAGKYGMTRERAIAMNNDVTEQAKSLGLQYRLDTTIQTNTFDAHRLTHFAAQQGKAAEITELLFKAYFTDSRHIGDHAVLSALAGEAGLDPHAAANMLSSEDFASDVRGDEQEAAELEIRAVPFFLIDRKYAITGAQPAEVFLETLQKCSEAEAD, from the coding sequence ATGAAGATTGAAATATGGTCTGACTATGCTTGTCCTTTTTGCTATATGGGAAAACGCCGATTTGAACAGGCCCTGCACAAGTTCGCAGATAAAGCTAACGTGCAGGTAATCTACAGAAGCTTTGAACTTGATCCCCATGCCAAGCGGGATGTGGACTATGATGTTCATGACATGCTGGCCGGTAAATACGGAATGACTCGTGAGAGAGCCATTGCAATGAATAATGATGTAACCGAACAGGCCAAGTCACTCGGACTTCAGTATCGGTTAGATACAACCATCCAGACGAATACATTCGATGCCCATCGTCTGACTCATTTCGCGGCTCAGCAGGGTAAGGCGGCGGAGATAACGGAACTGTTGTTCAAAGCCTATTTCACGGACTCCAGGCACATCGGGGATCATGCCGTCTTGTCCGCACTTGCAGGTGAGGCAGGCCTTGATCCGCATGCCGCTGCCAATATGCTGAGCAGTGAGGATTTTGCAAGCGATGTGCGCGGGGACGAACAGGAAGCAGCGGAGCTTGAGATTCGTGCTGTTCCTTTCTTCCTGATTGACCGTAAATATGCCATCACAGGTGCCCAGCCTGCTGAAGTATTCCTTGAGACTTTGCAGAAGTGCAGCGAAGCAGAAGCAGATTAA
- a CDS encoding (2Fe-2S) ferredoxin domain-containing protein, with the protein MGNYNLDKMQHHILICHGSSCKRNRAEEITSAIRGEINLLKAGSILVTRTECLKRCSDACNAAVYPEGIWYKEMTPKAGRKLVRKLKKGKLMKKHISYHITNNKEAT; encoded by the coding sequence ATGGGAAATTATAATCTGGATAAAATGCAGCACCATATCCTGATCTGCCATGGTTCGAGCTGCAAGAGGAACCGTGCAGAAGAAATCACATCTGCCATTCGTGGTGAAATTAATCTTCTGAAGGCGGGTTCCATCCTGGTGACCCGAACGGAGTGTCTCAAAAGGTGCTCAGATGCGTGTAACGCAGCTGTCTATCCTGAAGGGATATGGTATAAAGAAATGACGCCTAAGGCTGGACGCAAGCTGGTTAGGAAGCTTAAGAAGGGGAAGCTCATGAAGAAGCATATCTCCTATCATATCACCAATAACAAAGAGGCAACCTAG
- the rpmG gene encoding 50S ribosomal protein L33, translating into MRVIVTLACTECGDRNYTTTKNKRNHPERMELRKYCPRLKKYTIHRETR; encoded by the coding sequence ATGAGAGTAATAGTAACCTTAGCTTGTACAGAATGTGGAGACCGCAACTACACGACTACCAAGAATAAAAGAAATCATCCCGAACGTATGGAGCTTAGAAAATATTGTCCCAGGCTGAAAAAGTATACCATTCACAGAGAGACCCGTTAG
- the rpsN gene encoding 30S ribosomal protein S14 has translation MAIKSKVAKEKQRREMVAKYAERRRELKKNGEYALLHKLPRNASPVRLRNRCEVTGRPRGYLSRYHVSRIVFRELAHHGQIPGVRKASW, from the coding sequence ATGGCGATAAAGTCAAAAGTTGCAAAAGAGAAGCAGCGCCGGGAAATGGTCGCGAAGTACGCGGAGCGGCGGCGGGAGCTTAAGAAGAACGGGGAATACGCTTTGCTGCACAAGCTTCCCCGGAATGCTTCACCTGTAAGGTTAAGGAATCGCTGTGAAGTTACGGGCAGACCGAGAGGGTATTTATCCAGATACCACGTATCCAGGATTGTCTTTAGGGAGCTTGCTCATCATGGACAGATACCCGGGGTTAGGAAGGCCAGTTGGTGA
- a CDS encoding DUF1361 domain-containing protein, whose product MLGRLNEVNITNKLGMLLLLFAASVLCLMLGSYLRTHTGRDIYTFLYWNMFLAWIPAGLALLLDWIYVYIQRKSVTRIILFVVIGTQWLLFYPNSAYLITDQLHPFAKFQMENGVRSWHGIEFWYHILLFFSVAVIGVLLGIYSLFSVQELVRRSLGRTKSWIFAVVTLALTSFGIYLGRFIRWNSWDAINSPWQVMEQVVSMFADAEELGRMIPFTGMIMTILLFSYLIVYGFSKMRQ is encoded by the coding sequence ATGCTGGGCAGACTTAATGAAGTGAACATCACAAATAAACTGGGTATGCTCCTGCTTCTGTTCGCGGCTTCGGTTCTATGTCTGATGCTGGGAAGTTATTTAAGGACGCATACGGGCAGGGACATCTACACGTTTCTCTATTGGAACATGTTCCTGGCGTGGATACCGGCAGGGTTGGCCTTATTGCTCGACTGGATCTACGTGTATATACAGCGGAAATCTGTCACAAGAATAATTCTGTTCGTGGTGATCGGTACACAGTGGCTGCTATTTTACCCTAACTCCGCTTATTTGATTACAGACCAGCTTCATCCCTTTGCCAAGTTTCAGATGGAGAACGGTGTCCGATCCTGGCACGGGATCGAATTCTGGTATCATATACTGTTATTCTTCTCTGTAGCTGTGATTGGTGTGCTGCTCGGGATCTATTCGCTATTCTCTGTTCAGGAATTAGTGAGGAGATCACTTGGAAGGACAAAGTCCTGGATTTTTGCGGTTGTTACTCTGGCGCTGACGAGCTTCGGAATCTACCTCGGCCGCTTCATACGCTGGAACAGCTGGGATGCGATTAACAGCCCGTGGCAGGTTATGGAACAAGTAGTGTCTATGTTCGCGGATGCGGAAGAATTAGGACGTATGATTCCTTTTACAGGTATGATTATGACAATTCTGCTGTTCAGCTACCTTATTGTGTATGGCTTCAGTAAGATGAGACAGTAG
- a CDS encoding ThuA domain-containing protein: MINLTIWNEYVHEKIHDEVKAVYPEGIHAALAEGLSGEGFAIRTATLDEPEHGLTEEVLNSTDVLIWWGHMAHERVSDEITQKVAKRVQEGMGLVVLHSGHFSKPFKALMGTSCDLKWREVGEQEILWNVNPSHPIAHGVNASIILEHEEMYGEFFDIPEPDELVFISNFEGGEVFRSGCTFRRGEGKIFYFRPGHETYPTYYNKEILRVIANGVNWANSVHTLKPVFGKSEPVRAIKKGVLV, encoded by the coding sequence ATGATCAACCTTACAATATGGAATGAATATGTTCATGAGAAAATTCACGATGAGGTAAAAGCTGTCTATCCTGAAGGCATCCATGCTGCATTGGCAGAGGGATTGTCTGGTGAAGGCTTTGCCATTCGTACGGCTACTTTAGATGAACCAGAGCATGGGTTAACGGAAGAAGTATTAAATTCCACAGATGTTCTAATCTGGTGGGGACATATGGCACATGAACGGGTTAGTGATGAAATTACGCAGAAGGTAGCTAAGCGTGTCCAGGAGGGCATGGGACTGGTTGTGCTGCACTCTGGACATTTCTCCAAGCCATTCAAAGCGTTGATGGGAACGAGCTGTGACCTTAAATGGCGTGAGGTGGGTGAGCAGGAGATTCTGTGGAATGTGAACCCGTCGCATCCTATTGCCCACGGCGTTAATGCAAGTATTATTCTGGAGCACGAGGAAATGTACGGGGAGTTCTTTGATATACCTGAACCGGATGAGCTGGTGTTCATCAGCAATTTTGAAGGGGGAGAAGTATTCCGCAGTGGCTGTACGTTCCGCCGCGGTGAAGGCAAGATCTTCTATTTCCGCCCGGGTCATGAGACTTACCCAACATACTACAACAAGGAAATCCTGCGTGTTATCGCTAATGGTGTGAATTGGGCTAATTCTGTTCATACCTTGAAGCCTGTATTTGGCAAAAGCGAGCCGGTTAGAGCCATTAAAAAAGGCGTGTTGGTATAA
- a CDS encoding aldo/keto reductase, protein MKKNRLGHSDLYVSEIGFGCMSIGTEETTAIRLIHEAMDQGINFLDTADLYDEGRNEELVGKAIQGRREQVILATKVGNKRIPGQEGWVWDPSGSHIKSAVKESLRRLGTDYIDLYQLHGGTLDDPIDETIEAFEDLRREGLIREYGISSIRPNVILAYVNRSNIVSVMSQYSILDRRPEEQILPLLAKHGISLIARGPLAKGILTESGKEKADKGYLDYTPEQLAWLREDLRKISDNRGALHQTALRYPLYHPVVAAIIPGASSVQQIVKNVQAGKGTELSSSQYEQIQQVTKPADYDQQHRLNRLD, encoded by the coding sequence ATGAAGAAGAATCGATTGGGTCATTCAGACCTGTATGTTAGTGAAATCGGATTTGGATGTATGTCTATTGGGACAGAAGAGACAACAGCAATCCGTCTTATTCATGAAGCTATGGACCAGGGTATTAACTTTCTGGATACTGCGGATCTCTACGATGAAGGGCGTAATGAGGAGCTTGTGGGAAAAGCGATTCAGGGCCGCCGTGAACAGGTAATCCTCGCGACCAAGGTCGGCAACAAGCGAATTCCCGGACAGGAAGGTTGGGTATGGGATCCATCGGGGTCCCACATTAAATCTGCTGTGAAGGAAAGTCTAAGAAGGCTGGGGACGGATTATATTGATCTGTATCAGCTCCATGGCGGCACTCTGGATGATCCTATTGACGAGACAATTGAAGCATTTGAGGACTTGAGACGGGAGGGGCTCATCCGGGAGTACGGAATCTCTTCGATACGCCCGAACGTGATTCTTGCATATGTGAATAGATCGAATATCGTCAGTGTGATGAGTCAATACAGTATTTTGGACAGAAGACCCGAGGAACAAATCCTTCCCCTGCTTGCAAAGCATGGAATCAGCCTTATCGCCAGAGGTCCGCTGGCTAAGGGGATCCTTACTGAAAGTGGGAAGGAGAAAGCAGATAAAGGATATTTGGACTATACCCCCGAGCAGCTTGCATGGTTACGTGAAGACCTGAGAAAAATATCAGATAACAGAGGTGCTCTGCACCAAACAGCGCTTCGGTATCCTCTTTATCATCCTGTCGTTGCAGCCATTATACCGGGAGCGAGTTCTGTTCAGCAAATTGTGAAAAATGTCCAGGCTGGCAAGGGAACGGAGCTGTCCTCCTCGCAATATGAGCAGATTCAGCAGGTAACTAAACCGGCTGATTACGATCAGCAGCATAGGCTTAACCGACTCGATTAG